A region of Actinobacillus porcitonsillarum DNA encodes the following proteins:
- the rplD gene encoding 50S ribosomal protein L4, producing MELQVVGANALTVSETTFGREFNEALIHQVVVAYAAGARQGSRAQKTRAEVSGSGKKPWRQKGTGRARSGDIKSPIWRSGGITFAAKPQDHSQKVNKKMYRGAIKSILSELVRQDRLVVVEKFEIDAPKTKALVQKLKDLALNDALIITANVDENLFLAARNLYKVDVRDVQAIDPVSLIAFDKVVVTVDAVKQIEEMLA from the coding sequence ATGGAATTACAAGTTGTAGGTGCAAACGCACTAACTGTTTCTGAAACTACCTTCGGACGTGAGTTTAACGAAGCGTTAATCCACCAAGTAGTTGTTGCTTATGCAGCAGGTGCTCGTCAGGGTTCACGTGCACAAAAAACTCGTGCTGAAGTGTCTGGTTCAGGCAAAAAACCTTGGCGTCAAAAAGGTACAGGTCGCGCTCGTTCAGGTGATATCAAATCACCAATCTGGCGTTCAGGTGGTATCACTTTCGCAGCGAAACCACAAGATCACAGCCAAAAAGTGAACAAGAAAATGTACCGTGGTGCAATCAAAAGCATTCTTTCTGAATTAGTTCGTCAAGACCGTTTAGTGGTTGTTGAGAAATTCGAAATCGATGCACCAAAAACGAAAGCATTAGTACAAAAATTAAAAGATTTAGCGTTAAATGACGCTTTAATCATTACTGCAAACGTAGATGAAAATCTATTCTTAGCAGCGCGTAACTTATACAAAGTAGACGTTCGTGATGTTCAAGCAATCGATCCAGTTAGCTTAATTGCTTTTGATAAAGTAGTTGTAACTGTTGATGCAGTAAAACAAATTGAGGAGATGTTAGCATGA
- the rpsJ gene encoding 30S ribosomal protein S10: protein MQNQRIRIRLKAFDHRLIDQSTAEIVETAKRTGAQVRGPIPLPTRKERFTVLISPHVNKDARDQYEIRTHKRLVDIVEPTEKTVDALMRLDLAAGVDVQISLG from the coding sequence ATGCAGAACCAAAGAATCCGTATCCGCTTGAAAGCATTTGATCATCGTTTGATCGATCAATCAACTGCGGAGATCGTAGAAACAGCTAAACGTACTGGTGCACAAGTTCGTGGTCCAATTCCTTTACCAACTCGTAAAGAACGTTTCACAGTGTTGATTTCTCCACACGTAAACAAAGATGCGCGTGATCAATATGAAATCCGTACTCACAAACGTTTAGTTGATATTGTTGAACCAACAGAAAAAACTGTTGATGCATTAATGCGTTTAGATCTAGCTGCTGGCGTTGATGTTCAGATTAGTCTAGGTTAA
- a CDS encoding D-alanyl-D-alanine carboxypeptidase family protein gives MLKKLCSLFALLPAVSMAQSYVVYDFTHDRVLESRSPHSVQPIASVTKLMTANVFLENNQNRNCAISITDEDADYIKGTSTKLPTYTPISCQELLKAMLVHSDNYAAHALSRAAGMSRTQFIQKMNEKARELGMRSTRFSDSSGLSSANVSSVMDLVKLAKYSLGKSQIQVLSNMAAAYIHAGRKNIFVKNTNKLVREELFSAAINKTGYIRESGYNLVFINKQPCNSATIGVISLNNSSSASRSQFTKNKLEQYGCPSSHEELYTSAEDTVYDNSYDQEGFERLIQQFAN, from the coding sequence ATGTTGAAAAAGCTGTGTTCTCTTTTTGCCTTATTACCTGCGGTAAGTATGGCGCAATCTTATGTAGTATATGATTTTACCCACGATAGAGTATTAGAAAGCCGTTCGCCTCATTCTGTTCAGCCGATCGCTTCGGTAACAAAATTGATGACGGCGAATGTCTTTTTAGAAAATAATCAAAATCGAAATTGTGCGATTTCAATTACAGATGAAGATGCTGATTATATTAAAGGGACTTCTACCAAATTACCGACTTATACGCCGATTTCTTGCCAAGAGTTGCTTAAAGCGATGTTAGTCCATTCCGATAATTATGCGGCTCACGCACTTTCTCGGGCTGCTGGGATGTCTCGTACGCAATTTATCCAAAAAATGAATGAGAAGGCGAGAGAACTGGGTATGCGTTCAACACGTTTTAGCGATAGCTCGGGGCTCTCCAGTGCGAATGTGTCGAGCGTGATGGATTTAGTGAAACTGGCGAAGTATTCGTTAGGGAAAAGTCAGATTCAGGTTTTATCTAATATGGCAGCGGCTTATATTCATGCCGGGCGGAAAAATATTTTTGTGAAAAACACTAATAAGTTGGTTAGGGAAGAGCTTTTTAGTGCGGCAATCAATAAAACGGGTTATATCCGCGAGTCGGGGTATAATTTGGTGTTTATCAATAAGCAACCTTGTAATTCAGCAACGATTGGGGTCATTAGCTTAAATAACTCAAGCTCGGCATCTCGCTCACAATTTACTAAAAATAAATTGGAACAGTATGGTTGCCCTTCTTCACATGAAGAGTTGTACACTTCGGCAGAGGACACTGTGTATGACAATAGCTATGACCAAGAAGGCTTTGAGCGATTGATTCAACAATTTGCAAATTAA
- a CDS encoding TfoX/Sxy family DNA transformation protein: protein MQPVHQIRQTVNEIFNPIIGDIRIKTYFSYYGIFSDGFMFALYKDDHIYLRTNQETSADIQAVKGVFVLDDPKAGIHTKNFYALPISYILSSTQFPAWVTSILDELRQERTRKEEKLKTQIRSLTNLNMKIERILKRINIHNVDEFKQKGYLATFVDIIKQGDEGSDLLLYKLHGALEQKSVYSLTPEEKISLLQEANQALYDAGLRHRFHIPD from the coding sequence ATGCAACCCGTTCATCAAATCAGGCAAACTGTAAATGAAATTTTTAACCCGATTATTGGTGATATTCGAATCAAAACGTATTTTTCTTATTATGGGATTTTTTCTGATGGTTTTATGTTCGCACTTTATAAAGATGACCACATTTACCTTAGGACAAACCAAGAAACAAGTGCCGATATTCAAGCAGTCAAAGGTGTTTTTGTGCTTGATGATCCCAAAGCCGGCATACATACGAAAAATTTTTATGCCTTACCTATTTCTTATATTTTAAGCTCTACCCAATTTCCTGCTTGGGTAACAAGTATTTTAGATGAACTTCGTCAAGAAAGAACAAGAAAAGAAGAAAAACTCAAAACACAGATTCGTTCTCTTACAAACCTCAATATGAAAATTGAACGGATTTTAAAAAGAATCAACATTCACAACGTGGATGAGTTTAAACAGAAAGGCTATTTAGCCACTTTTGTCGATATAATTAAGCAAGGCGATGAGGGGTCTGATTTACTGCTCTATAAATTGCATGGTGCACTAGAGCAAAAATCTGTTTATAGCTTAACGCCTGAAGAGAAAATTAGCCTTTTACAAGAAGCGAACCAAGCACTATATGATGCCGGACTCCGTCATCGCTTCCATATTCCAGATTAA
- the rplB gene encoding 50S ribosomal protein L2 codes for MAIVKCKPTSAGRRHVVKVVNAELHKGKPFAALLDTKSKTGGRNNLGRITTRHIGGGHKQHYRLIDFKRNKLEIPAVVERLEYDPNRSANIALVLYKDGERRYILAPKGLAAGDTIQAGASAPIKVGNALPMRNIPVGTTVHNVELKPGKGGQIARSAGAYVQIIAREGNYVTLRLRSGEMRKVLAECTATIGEVGNSEHMLRVLGKAGANRWRGVRPTVRGTAMNPVDHPHGGGEGRNFGKHPVTPWGVQTKGKKTRHNKRTDKYIVRRRGK; via the coding sequence ATGGCTATCGTTAAATGTAAGCCGACCTCCGCTGGTCGTCGTCATGTAGTTAAAGTTGTTAATGCAGAACTTCACAAAGGTAAACCTTTTGCAGCACTTTTAGATACTAAATCTAAAACTGGTGGTCGTAACAACTTAGGTCGTATCACTACTCGCCATATCGGTGGTGGTCACAAACAACACTACCGTTTAATCGATTTCAAACGTAACAAGTTAGAAATCCCAGCAGTAGTTGAACGTTTAGAATACGATCCAAACCGTTCTGCTAACATCGCGTTAGTACTTTATAAAGATGGTGAACGCCGTTATATCTTAGCACCAAAAGGCTTAGCTGCTGGTGATACGATTCAAGCGGGTGCTTCAGCGCCAATTAAAGTAGGTAACGCATTACCAATGCGTAATATCCCTGTAGGTACAACTGTACACAACGTAGAATTAAAACCTGGTAAAGGTGGTCAAATTGCGCGTTCTGCAGGTGCATACGTACAAATTATTGCTCGTGAAGGTAACTATGTAACTTTACGTCTTCGTTCAGGCGAAATGCGTAAAGTATTAGCTGAGTGTACAGCAACCATCGGTGAAGTTGGTAACTCAGAGCATATGCTTCGCGTACTTGGTAAAGCTGGTGCTAACCGCTGGAGAGGCGTTCGCCCGACAGTTCGTGGTACAGCGATGAACCCGGTAGACCACCCACACGGTGGTGGTGAAGGCCGTAACTTCGGTAAACACCCAGTTACACCTTGGGGCGTTCAAACCAAAGGTAAGAAAACTCGTCACAATAAACGTACTGATAAATACATCGTACGTCGTCGTGGCAAATAA
- the rpsS gene encoding 30S ribosomal protein S19, with protein MPRSLKKGPFLDLHLLKKVEKAVESGDKKPIKTWSRRSMIIPSMIGLTIAVHNGRQHVPVYVSDEMIGHKLGEFAPTRTYRGHAADKKAKK; from the coding sequence ATGCCACGTTCTCTCAAGAAAGGTCCTTTCCTTGACCTACACTTGTTGAAGAAGGTAGAGAAGGCGGTGGAAAGCGGGGATAAAAAACCAATTAAAACTTGGTCCCGTCGTTCAATGATCATTCCATCAATGATTGGTTTGACCATCGCAGTCCATAATGGTCGTCAGCACGTTCCAGTTTATGTTTCAGACGAAATGATCGGACATAAATTAGGTGAATTTGCACCGACTCGTACATACCGCGGTCACGCCGCAGATAAGAAAGCTAAGAAATAA
- the rplV gene encoding 50S ribosomal protein L22 encodes METIAKHRYARTSAQKARLVADLIRGKKVSAALEILTFTNKKAAALVKKVLESAIANAEHNDGADVDDLKVAKIFVDEGPSMKRVMPRAKGRADRILKRTSHITVVVSDR; translated from the coding sequence ATGGAAACTATTGCTAAACATCGTTACGCTCGTACTTCTGCACAAAAAGCTCGCTTAGTTGCTGATTTAATCCGTGGTAAAAAAGTTTCTGCAGCATTAGAAATCTTAACTTTCACAAACAAAAAAGCAGCAGCTTTAGTGAAGAAAGTTTTAGAGTCAGCTATCGCGAACGCAGAGCACAATGACGGTGCAGATGTAGACGATCTTAAAGTTGCTAAGATTTTCGTTGATGAAGGTCCAAGCATGAAACGTGTTATGCCACGTGCGAAAGGTCGTGCAGATCGTATTTTAAAACGTACTAGCCACATCACTGTGGTTGTATCAGATCGTTAA
- the rplC gene encoding 50S ribosomal protein L3, whose product MIGLIGRKVGMTRVFTEDGVSIPVTVIEIEANRVTQVKTLENDGYSAIQVTTGTKKASRVTKPEAGHFVKAGVEAGRGLWEFRTEGETQEFTLGQEINVDIFTDVKKVDVTGTSKGKGFQGGVKRWNFRTQDATHGNSLSHRVLGSIGQNQTPGRVFKGKKMAGHLGAERVTVQSLEVVRVDAERKLLLVKGAVPGATNSDVIVKPAVKA is encoded by the coding sequence ATGATTGGTTTAATCGGTCGTAAAGTTGGTATGACCCGCGTTTTCACTGAAGACGGCGTGTCTATTCCAGTTACCGTTATCGAAATCGAAGCCAACCGTGTTACTCAAGTTAAAACCCTTGAAAACGATGGCTATTCTGCAATTCAAGTTACTACTGGTACTAAAAAAGCTAGTCGTGTAACTAAGCCAGAAGCAGGCCATTTCGTGAAAGCAGGTGTTGAAGCTGGTCGCGGTTTATGGGAATTTCGTACTGAAGGTGAAACTCAAGAGTTCACTTTAGGTCAAGAAATCAATGTTGACATCTTCACAGATGTTAAAAAAGTAGATGTTACTGGTACATCAAAAGGTAAAGGTTTCCAAGGTGGTGTTAAACGTTGGAACTTCCGTACTCAAGATGCAACTCACGGTAACTCTTTATCACACCGTGTACTTGGTTCTATTGGTCAAAACCAAACTCCAGGTCGTGTGTTTAAAGGCAAAAAAATGGCTGGACACTTAGGTGCTGAGCGTGTAACTGTTCAATCACTTGAAGTTGTTCGTGTAGATGCTGAGCGTAAATTATTATTAGTTAAAGGTGCTGTTCCAGGCGCAACTAATAGTGATGTTATTGTTAAACCAGCAGTTAAAGCATAA
- the rpsC gene encoding 30S ribosomal protein S3, which yields MGQKVHPNGIRLGIVKPWNSTWFANTQDFADNLDGDFKVRKFLNKELANASVSRITIERPAKSIRVTIHTARPGIVIGKKGEDVEKLRNAVAKIAGVPAQINIAEVKKPELDAKLVADSIASQLERRVMFRRAMKRAVQNAMKLGAKGIKVEVSGRLGGAEIARSEWYREGRVPLHTLRADIDYNTAEAHTTYGVIGVKVWIFKGEILGGMAAVIESEKEPAAQPKKAPRGKGRK from the coding sequence ATGGGTCAGAAAGTACATCCTAATGGTATTCGCCTTGGTATTGTTAAACCTTGGAACTCTACTTGGTTCGCGAATACACAAGATTTCGCTGACAACTTAGACGGCGACTTCAAAGTACGTAAATTCTTAAACAAAGAGTTAGCGAACGCTTCAGTATCACGTATCACTATTGAACGTCCTGCGAAAAGCATTCGTGTAACTATCCACACAGCTCGTCCTGGTATCGTTATCGGTAAAAAAGGCGAAGATGTTGAAAAATTACGTAACGCAGTAGCGAAAATCGCAGGCGTTCCAGCACAAATCAACATCGCTGAAGTGAAAAAACCAGAGCTAGATGCAAAATTAGTTGCAGATAGCATCGCTTCTCAACTAGAACGTCGTGTTATGTTCCGCCGTGCAATGAAACGTGCAGTACAAAACGCAATGAAATTAGGTGCTAAAGGTATCAAAGTTGAAGTTAGCGGTCGTTTAGGTGGTGCAGAAATTGCTCGCTCAGAATGGTATCGTGAAGGTCGTGTACCTCTACATACTCTTCGTGCAGACATCGATTATAACACTGCAGAAGCTCACACAACTTACGGCGTAATCGGCGTTAAAGTGTGGATCTTCAAAGGTGAAATTCTTGGTGGTATGGCTGCAGTGATTGAATCTGAAAAAGAACCAGCGGCACAGCCTAAAAAGGCGCCACGTGGCAAAGGTCGTAAATAA
- the rplW gene encoding 50S ribosomal protein L23: protein MIQQERLLKVLKAPHISEKATNNAEKGNTIVFKVALDANKVEIANAVEQLFEVKVDSVRTVIVKGKTKRHGAKSGRRSDWKKAYVTLQEGQSLDFVEGAAE from the coding sequence ATGATTCAACAAGAACGTTTGCTAAAAGTGCTTAAAGCACCACATATCTCTGAGAAAGCGACAAATAACGCAGAAAAAGGTAACACAATCGTATTTAAAGTAGCATTAGACGCTAACAAAGTGGAAATTGCGAACGCGGTTGAGCAACTTTTCGAAGTTAAAGTTGATTCTGTACGTACAGTGATCGTTAAAGGTAAAACTAAACGTCACGGTGCTAAATCAGGTCGTCGTAGTGACTGGAAAAAAGCTTACGTAACTCTTCAAGAAGGTCAATCACTTGACTTCGTTGAAGGTGCGGCAGAGTAA